One segment of Anatilimnocola aggregata DNA contains the following:
- a CDS encoding DUF1552 domain-containing protein, translating into MNILHHRPITRRALLRAAGVSLALPWLEAMQPLRADQSGPPPVRTLFVYGPNGMYMPHWTPAAEGRLERLPEILRSLEPHRADFSVLTHLANMEAYRGGPKRAGHAPGSGCFLTCSTPRVTLGSDVRSGISVDQVLARELGTRTRLPSLELSVETPTGTGTCDVGYHCAYTTTISWRTPTTPLSRDISPRSVFERLFADAGAAREDEVRQRRSILDFVRAEAREFTQRVGAADRLKIEQYLESVREIERRVQAYERNPPVPDRSLTANGPLPIVPADFAEHTRLMIDLLVVALATDSIRVGSLMLGNDASQRSYPEINVRGGHHEVSHYGPDKTRQDNYTAIGAYHVSFFAYLLDRLKNTREGEHSLFDRSQVMFGCSIGRGNDHNYDDLPVLLAGRGNGSLRLGFHRVYPTETPIANLYLAMLEQAGVQMPRFGDSTGPLGQLT; encoded by the coding sequence ATGAACATCCTGCACCATCGACCGATCACGCGGAGAGCGCTCCTGCGGGCGGCAGGCGTGTCGCTGGCTCTGCCGTGGCTTGAGGCCATGCAGCCGCTACGTGCCGACCAGAGCGGGCCGCCGCCGGTGCGCACGCTCTTCGTCTACGGGCCGAATGGCATGTACATGCCCCATTGGACTCCCGCGGCCGAAGGCCGCCTGGAGAGGCTCCCCGAGATTCTTCGCTCGCTCGAGCCTCACCGCGCCGATTTCAGCGTGCTGACGCACCTGGCGAACATGGAGGCGTATCGCGGCGGGCCTAAGCGTGCGGGGCACGCACCGGGTTCGGGTTGCTTCCTCACCTGCAGCACTCCCCGCGTGACCCTGGGCAGCGATGTGCGGTCGGGAATTTCCGTCGACCAGGTCCTCGCCCGGGAACTCGGCACGCGGACGCGGCTCCCGTCGCTCGAACTGAGCGTCGAAACGCCGACCGGCACCGGGACCTGTGATGTCGGATATCACTGCGCCTACACAACGACGATTTCCTGGCGGACGCCGACCACGCCGCTCAGCCGCGACATCAGTCCGCGCAGCGTCTTCGAGCGGCTGTTTGCGGATGCAGGGGCTGCCCGTGAGGACGAAGTCCGCCAGCGGCGCAGCATCCTCGATTTCGTACGCGCCGAGGCACGCGAGTTTACCCAGCGGGTGGGGGCGGCCGATCGCCTCAAGATCGAGCAGTATCTCGAGAGCGTCCGAGAAATCGAGCGCCGGGTGCAAGCCTACGAGCGCAACCCGCCGGTCCCGGACAGGTCGCTCACGGCCAACGGGCCCTTGCCCATCGTTCCCGCCGATTTCGCCGAACATACCCGTCTCATGATCGACCTGCTTGTCGTGGCCCTGGCGACGGATTCGATCCGCGTTGGCAGCCTCATGCTGGGGAACGACGCCAGCCAACGATCCTATCCGGAAATCAACGTGCGCGGTGGGCACCACGAAGTTTCCCACTATGGTCCCGACAAGACTCGGCAGGACAATTACACGGCCATCGGCGCCTACCACGTCAGCTTCTTCGCCTACCTGCTCGACCGTCTCAAGAACACCCGCGAAGGCGAACACAGCCTGTTCGACCGGTCGCAGGTGATGTTCGGCTGCAGCATCGGTCGTGGCAACGATCACAATTACGATGATCTCCCGGTGCTGCTCGCGGGACGAGGAAATGGCTCGTTGCGTCTCGGCTTCCATCGCGTGTACCCCACCGAGACCCCGATTGCCAACCTCTACCTCGCCATGCTCGAGCAGGCGGGCGTCCAAATGCCGCGATTCGGCGACAGCACCGGGCCGCTTGGGCAATTAACCTGA
- a CDS encoding DUF1552 domain-containing protein has translation MSHLPTTRRQFLAASGVCLALPWLERFASANDAANVPNRAVFLFVPNGVNMWEWHPATTGKDYELTPPLRNLAGLRDRFTAFSGLQHIKTGGGHQEAALWLTGNPNYASRKEIYVTPNTISIDQHIARAMGRQTRWPSMVVGADGGQYTCSFNAEGRPVLADFDLASIFAELVGADPKSRLPQRGSILDLVADQATSLRRDLGKSDERKLDEYVESIRAVERRVQADIAWKSSPRLDSIQEDRLNLRADPHNTPDGVDFVDTMLELIYLALRIDCTRVVAFSAYRSSQCCVLKHLGFDVHDEGHGSGDALPEDKPKQFANLSKADAWWTTRLARFLDRLRTTREGEHDMLRHTTVLYGSGMSWPSTHRNHNLPILLAGGEGVGFAHGRHIAFNGQQKDLPNEKHEHLKGPKLGPDAVSMSDLLRTISERMGVPAEGFGESRRVLAELLA, from the coding sequence ATGAGTCATCTACCAACAACACGGCGACAGTTCCTCGCCGCAAGCGGCGTCTGCCTCGCACTACCGTGGCTCGAACGTTTCGCTTCGGCGAATGACGCCGCGAACGTACCCAACCGCGCCGTTTTTCTCTTCGTTCCCAATGGCGTGAACATGTGGGAGTGGCATCCCGCGACCACGGGGAAGGACTACGAGCTGACGCCGCCGCTGCGGAATCTGGCCGGGCTACGCGATCGCTTCACGGCGTTCTCCGGTCTGCAGCACATCAAGACCGGAGGCGGTCACCAGGAAGCCGCACTGTGGCTGACGGGGAATCCCAACTACGCCAGCAGGAAAGAGATTTACGTCACGCCGAACACGATCTCCATCGATCAGCACATCGCGCGCGCGATGGGCCGGCAAACGCGTTGGCCGAGCATGGTCGTCGGCGCCGATGGCGGCCAGTACACCTGCTCGTTCAATGCCGAAGGCCGACCGGTGCTGGCCGATTTCGATCTCGCTTCCATTTTTGCGGAATTGGTCGGCGCCGATCCGAAAAGTCGGTTGCCGCAGCGGGGCAGCATCCTCGACCTGGTCGCGGATCAGGCCACCAGCCTGCGTCGCGATCTGGGCAAGAGTGACGAGCGGAAACTCGACGAATACGTCGAGTCGATTCGCGCGGTGGAAAGACGCGTGCAAGCGGACATCGCCTGGAAGTCTTCGCCTCGGCTGGATTCGATACAGGAAGATCGCTTGAACCTGCGGGCCGATCCGCACAACACGCCCGACGGCGTCGACTTTGTCGACACGATGCTGGAACTGATCTATCTGGCCCTCCGCATCGACTGCACGCGGGTCGTGGCTTTCTCGGCGTACCGTTCGAGCCAATGCTGTGTGCTCAAGCACCTCGGTTTTGACGTCCACGACGAAGGCCACGGTAGCGGCGACGCCCTGCCCGAGGATAAGCCGAAGCAGTTTGCGAACCTCAGCAAGGCGGACGCCTGGTGGACCACGCGTCTGGCCCGCTTCCTCGATCGGCTGCGGACGACTCGCGAAGGCGAGCATGACATGCTCCGGCACACCACCGTCCTGTACGGCAGCGGCATGTCGTGGCCGTCGACCCATCGCAACCATAACCTGCCGATTCTGTTGGCCGGCGGCGAGGGAGTTGGCTTTGCGCACGGCCGCCACATCGCCTTTAACGGCCAGCAAAAGGACCTTCCGAACGAGAAACACGAGCACCTTAAAGGCCCCAAACTCGGTCCTGACGCCGTGAGCATGTCCGACCTGCTGCGCACCATCTCCGAACGGATGGGAGTACCCGCGGAAGGCTTTGGCGAGAGTCGCCGCGTTTTGGCAGAACTACTTGCCTGA
- a CDS encoding DUF1592 domain-containing protein — protein MNQNLYGMAVLLLLGMRICSGTALAQEPDRSEQFVQETAPAFLTKHCLSCHSGKAAKGMTRLDDLLASDWADRYGTWTKVIEQVESRSMPPADKTQPAADEVDRFLTGLQPALKQRLLASTRVPPPTPLRRLNRVQYRNVIRDLFGVDTDPTTHLPADEIGYGFDNIGEHLMISPILMEQYLRMAKEIAAAVITTDPDDAAPVVARLEWPPARVRGPNDDTFGLEFTGKKLPWAPPGGKFLAHAFEIPDDDEYVIKVQALGENIGPKPLQLAVDIGGTEAFRVPVASSSLTWTKVRLRLPKGTADFTFRPIPEPVPKGEKAPKRGPILLERVLIARPSQTSDSTYPEPHRRVVVARPSKTRNVREAAEAIFEPLATRAYRRPPTREQVARLVAIVEQAHSGGQSFDQGVQLALQAMLCSPNFLFIAEAERGAGGPRPVDEFELANRLSFFLWNTMPDTELFDAARAGRLRKELDRHVDRMIGDARFEEFCRSFTHQWLKFARLKEFRPDPKNKRYADFEQVRDSAVRETELFFATVLREDLPLTTLIDAEFSLVNESLARFYGLPKVQADAGFQRVEVKGRGGLLTQASVLAATSFPTRTSPVVRGAWILENLLNAPPPPPPPDVPNLDSSNEAASKSKLSLRQQLEKHRSNARCAVCHNRIDPLGFALEGFDIIGKVRRVDDSGQPVDATAVLPSGEKVQGVEGLKKILVGPRKEQFLSCLTEKMMIYALGRGPDPADVRTIQATIDALARDQDRSRGLIRGIIASPAFNNR, from the coding sequence ATGAACCAAAATTTGTACGGGATGGCGGTCTTGTTACTGCTGGGCATGCGCATCTGCAGCGGGACTGCGCTCGCCCAGGAACCTGATCGTAGCGAGCAGTTTGTGCAGGAAACGGCCCCGGCGTTTCTCACGAAGCACTGTCTTTCGTGCCACTCGGGGAAGGCTGCCAAGGGCATGACCCGGCTCGACGACCTGCTGGCGTCCGACTGGGCAGATCGGTATGGAACCTGGACCAAAGTCATCGAGCAGGTTGAATCGCGCTCGATGCCTCCCGCCGACAAAACTCAACCCGCGGCCGACGAGGTCGATCGGTTCCTGACGGGGCTTCAACCGGCGCTGAAACAACGCCTCCTCGCCTCCACGCGCGTGCCCCCGCCGACGCCGCTGCGCCGCCTCAACCGCGTGCAGTATCGCAACGTCATCCGCGACCTTTTCGGCGTGGACACTGATCCCACGACCCATCTGCCTGCGGATGAAATCGGCTACGGCTTCGACAATATCGGCGAGCACCTGATGATCTCGCCCATCCTGATGGAGCAGTACCTGCGGATGGCCAAGGAGATCGCCGCCGCAGTGATCACCACCGACCCGGATGATGCCGCGCCGGTCGTGGCCAGGCTCGAATGGCCGCCCGCCCGGGTGAGAGGTCCGAATGACGATACTTTCGGCCTTGAGTTCACCGGCAAAAAGCTCCCTTGGGCTCCGCCGGGGGGCAAGTTCCTCGCCCATGCGTTCGAAATTCCGGACGACGACGAGTACGTCATCAAGGTGCAGGCGCTGGGCGAGAACATCGGCCCCAAGCCCCTGCAGTTGGCAGTCGACATCGGCGGAACGGAGGCGTTCCGGGTTCCCGTCGCCTCGTCGTCGTTGACCTGGACGAAAGTCCGCCTGCGGTTGCCCAAGGGCACGGCGGATTTCACATTTCGGCCGATCCCGGAGCCGGTGCCCAAGGGCGAAAAGGCGCCGAAGCGCGGGCCGATCCTGCTTGAACGGGTGCTCATTGCTCGGCCGTCTCAGACCTCCGACAGCACCTATCCCGAGCCGCATCGCCGGGTGGTTGTCGCGCGGCCCAGCAAGACCAGGAATGTGCGCGAGGCTGCCGAGGCGATCTTCGAGCCGCTGGCGACTCGCGCCTACCGACGACCGCCCACACGCGAGCAGGTCGCCCGCCTTGTTGCCATCGTCGAGCAGGCACATTCCGGGGGGCAGTCGTTCGATCAGGGCGTGCAATTGGCCCTGCAAGCGATGCTCTGTTCGCCGAACTTCCTGTTCATCGCGGAAGCCGAACGAGGCGCGGGCGGGCCCAGGCCCGTCGATGAGTTTGAGCTTGCGAACCGGCTCTCGTTTTTTCTCTGGAACACCATGCCTGACACCGAGCTGTTCGATGCCGCTCGCGCGGGCCGGCTTCGCAAAGAACTGGATCGGCACGTGGACCGGATGATCGGCGATGCCCGCTTCGAAGAGTTCTGCCGCAGTTTCACGCATCAGTGGTTGAAGTTCGCCCGCCTCAAGGAGTTTCGCCCCGATCCGAAGAACAAGCGCTACGCCGACTTCGAGCAGGTTCGCGATTCAGCGGTGCGCGAAACCGAGCTGTTCTTTGCCACGGTGCTCCGCGAAGACCTGCCGTTGACCACGCTGATTGACGCCGAATTTTCCCTGGTGAATGAATCCCTCGCCCGGTTCTACGGTCTGCCGAAAGTCCAGGCTGACGCCGGTTTCCAGCGGGTCGAGGTTAAGGGTCGGGGCGGCCTGCTGACGCAGGCGTCGGTGCTGGCAGCGACCTCGTTTCCGACGCGGACTTCGCCCGTCGTGCGTGGGGCGTGGATCCTCGAAAACCTGCTCAATGCTCCCCCACCGCCACCGCCGCCGGACGTGCCGAACCTGGACTCTTCGAACGAGGCGGCGAGCAAGTCCAAGCTGTCCCTCCGCCAGCAGCTTGAAAAGCATCGGTCCAACGCTCGTTGCGCGGTCTGCCACAACCGCATCGATCCGCTGGGATTTGCGCTCGAAGGCTTCGACATCATCGGCAAAGTACGGAGAGTGGACGATTCGGGGCAACCCGTCGATGCGACGGCAGTCCTTCCCTCGGGCGAGAAGGTGCAGGGGGTCGAGGGCCTCAAGAAAATCCTGGTCGGCCCCCGCAAAGAGCAGTTTCTGAGCTGTTTGACCGAGAAGATGATGATTTACGCCTTGGGCCGTGGGCCGGACCCAGCGGACGTACGTACGATTCAGGCGACCATCGACGCGCTGGCGCGGGACCAGGACCGATCGCGCGGACTGATCCGCGGAATCATCGCCAGCCCGGCCTTCAATAACCGATAG
- a CDS encoding DUF5060 domain-containing protein — MRSIYRSTLCLLACLGISIGCALADELARVTGEQKKWHRVTVTLTGPTTSENATPNPFRDYRLTVRFRHLGSKKTYQVPGYFASDGNAAETGANAGDQWRVHFTPDEVGEWTWQAVLHSGKDIAVALDEQGQAVPLKTSEGTFEIANTDKKAPDARARGRLQDVGKRYLQWVETGESFLKGGANSPENFLAYADFDATPVKHRYKPHEQDWCDGDPTWKKSQGKGLVGVVNYLAAQDMNVQYFLTMNVNGDGDDVWPWISRDARDRFDCSKLDQWEIVFAHMDARGILKHVVFNEQENDQLLNEGELGPERKLYYREMIARFGHHLALAWNLGEETTNTHAQHGAYLDYIRRLDPYQHPIVMHCFPGHYDRVYTPLLGNKHFTGPSLQLADMQHVHIETIKWLDRSITRGRQWCVCLDEIGPARDGVVPDALDPKHDAVRHRVLWGNLLAGGGGVEYYFGWGHPHHDRALEDYRSRANMWKQTRIALEFMRNHLPFTEMSHADGLTRSDEDYCFADPCRVYAVYLPRGGETELDLGSSHESFTTQWFNPREGGDLQAGKSIAGPGWKKIGPPPADPTKDWVLLVREVSFAEAYTGPGRVLHFTLMDCDTNEAVPEFNPITEGATLPLSKLPKRLALRANTKPAQVGSVQFTYDGKKIGEAGATAPFALPRDVNGQYFPWKFEPGQHTVTAIPFAQGGGNGIAGKPVTLRLNVSK; from the coding sequence GTGAGATCGATCTACAGATCAACTCTGTGCCTGCTCGCCTGCCTTGGCATCAGCATTGGCTGCGCCTTGGCAGACGAGCTGGCCCGGGTCACCGGCGAACAGAAGAAATGGCATCGCGTCACCGTCACCCTCACCGGACCAACAACCAGCGAAAACGCGACCCCCAATCCGTTTCGCGACTATCGGCTCACGGTCCGGTTTCGTCATCTGGGCAGCAAGAAGACTTACCAGGTACCCGGCTACTTTGCGAGTGACGGCAACGCCGCCGAGACCGGAGCCAACGCAGGCGACCAGTGGCGCGTCCACTTCACGCCCGACGAGGTCGGCGAGTGGACCTGGCAGGCCGTGCTACACTCGGGAAAAGACATTGCCGTGGCACTCGACGAACAGGGGCAGGCCGTGCCGCTCAAGACGAGTGAAGGCACGTTCGAGATCGCCAACACGGACAAAAAAGCGCCGGATGCCCGGGCACGCGGCCGACTCCAGGACGTGGGCAAACGCTATCTTCAGTGGGTGGAAACGGGCGAATCCTTCCTCAAGGGCGGCGCTAACAGTCCGGAGAATTTCCTGGCCTACGCCGACTTCGACGCCACTCCTGTCAAGCACCGCTACAAACCGCACGAACAGGACTGGTGCGACGGCGATCCGACCTGGAAAAAGAGCCAGGGCAAAGGTCTCGTCGGTGTTGTCAACTATCTTGCTGCACAAGACATGAACGTGCAGTATTTCTTGACGATGAACGTCAACGGCGATGGCGACGACGTTTGGCCGTGGATCAGCCGCGACGCCCGCGATCGCTTTGATTGCAGCAAGCTCGATCAGTGGGAGATCGTCTTTGCTCACATGGATGCACGGGGCATCCTCAAGCACGTCGTCTTCAACGAACAGGAGAATGACCAGCTCCTGAACGAGGGCGAACTCGGTCCCGAACGCAAACTCTACTACCGGGAGATGATCGCCCGGTTCGGCCATCACCTTGCTCTCGCCTGGAACCTCGGCGAGGAGACGACCAACACGCACGCCCAGCATGGAGCGTACCTCGACTACATCCGCCGGCTCGATCCCTATCAGCATCCGATCGTGATGCACTGTTTCCCCGGCCACTATGATCGCGTTTACACACCGCTGCTCGGCAACAAACACTTCACGGGGCCGTCGCTGCAACTGGCGGACATGCAGCATGTGCATATCGAGACGATCAAGTGGCTGGATCGCTCCATCACCCGCGGTCGGCAATGGTGCGTGTGTCTCGATGAAATCGGTCCGGCCCGTGACGGTGTGGTCCCCGACGCCCTTGATCCGAAGCACGATGCCGTGCGACATCGCGTGCTCTGGGGAAATCTGCTCGCGGGGGGCGGTGGCGTTGAATACTACTTTGGATGGGGTCATCCGCACCACGACCGCGCCCTGGAAGACTACCGTAGCCGGGCCAATATGTGGAAGCAGACGAGGATCGCCCTCGAATTCATGCGGAACCATCTGCCGTTCACCGAAATGTCCCATGCCGACGGATTGACCCGGTCCGACGAGGACTATTGCTTTGCCGATCCGTGCCGGGTGTATGCGGTCTATCTGCCGCGCGGAGGCGAAACCGAACTCGACCTCGGAAGCAGCCACGAATCGTTCACCACCCAGTGGTTCAACCCCCGTGAAGGAGGCGATCTACAGGCCGGAAAGTCGATCGCAGGACCGGGCTGGAAGAAGATCGGCCCGCCACCCGCGGATCCGACCAAAGATTGGGTTCTGTTGGTGCGTGAAGTCAGTTTTGCCGAGGCCTACACGGGGCCGGGACGCGTGCTGCATTTCACACTGATGGACTGTGACACGAACGAGGCCGTTCCGGAGTTCAATCCCATCACGGAAGGAGCAACCCTCCCGTTGTCGAAACTGCCGAAGCGGCTGGCCTTGCGGGCGAACACGAAGCCGGCCCAGGTCGGCAGCGTTCAGTTCACGTACGACGGGAAGAAAATCGGCGAGGCCGGAGCGACGGCTCCGTTCGCGTTGCCGCGAGATGTGAACGGTCAATACTTTCCCTGGAAGTTTGAACCTGGCCAGCACACGGTGACCGCGATTCCCTTCGCTCAAGGCGGCGGCAACGGCATCGCAGGCAAGCCGGTAACCCTGCGCTTGAATGTCAGCAAGTAG
- a CDS encoding DUF1552 domain-containing protein, whose translation MNHLLTTRRQFLSASGVCLALPWLERFAAANDAAAAPGRAVFICVPNGVNMWEWHPATTGKDYELTPPLKNLADVRRRFTVFSGLQHKASPGHGELGVWLTANANYTAGKGAVTRSTISIDQHIAEVVGRQTRWPSMVVGATGGRRTISFDRQGEPILADHDLAAIFAELVGVKGREKLPRRASILDLVSSQAANLRRELGQSDERKLAEYLDAVRAVEKRVQADLASQATFNAAVIHEDRLRLQADPYVPADYAEYIDTMFELIYLALRTDSTRVVSFATTESEGGGPIKNLPCGNWHGVGHNTNDEPPDRKPKEYGILSEYDAWWTARLATFLQRLQSTAEGEHDMLRGTAVLYGSGMSWPATHRAHNLPLLLAGGEGLGFAQGRHIAFNGQQKVIPNDKREHLNSPKLGPDSVSMSDLLRTISQQMGVVAKGFGESRRTLVELLM comes from the coding sequence ATGAATCATCTGCTAACAACACGGCGACAGTTCCTCTCCGCCAGCGGTGTCTGCCTCGCACTACCCTGGCTCGAACGTTTCGCCGCTGCCAATGATGCTGCGGCCGCGCCCGGCCGCGCCGTGTTTATCTGTGTCCCCAACGGCGTGAACATGTGGGAGTGGCATCCGGCGACGACCGGCAAAGACTACGAACTGACGCCGCCGCTGAAGAACCTGGCCGACGTGCGGCGGCGTTTCACCGTGTTCTCCGGCCTGCAACACAAGGCCAGTCCCGGTCACGGCGAACTCGGCGTGTGGCTGACGGCCAACGCGAACTACACGGCCGGCAAAGGCGCGGTGACTCGCAGCACGATCTCGATCGACCAACACATCGCCGAAGTCGTCGGCCGGCAGACCCGCTGGCCGAGCATGGTGGTCGGTGCGACCGGCGGACGGCGGACGATCTCGTTTGACCGCCAGGGCGAGCCGATACTGGCCGACCACGATCTGGCGGCGATCTTCGCGGAACTTGTCGGCGTCAAAGGCCGGGAGAAACTTCCGCGCCGAGCCAGCATTCTGGATCTCGTTTCGTCGCAGGCGGCCAACCTGCGGCGCGAACTGGGCCAGAGCGACGAGCGCAAACTCGCTGAGTATCTCGACGCGGTCCGAGCGGTCGAGAAGCGGGTCCAGGCCGATCTCGCCTCGCAAGCCACCTTCAATGCGGCGGTGATCCACGAAGACCGCTTGCGGCTGCAGGCCGATCCCTACGTGCCCGCCGATTATGCGGAGTACATCGACACGATGTTCGAGCTGATCTATCTGGCCCTGCGGACCGACAGTACGCGCGTGGTTTCGTTTGCGACCACGGAATCCGAAGGGGGCGGCCCGATCAAGAACCTGCCCTGCGGCAACTGGCACGGAGTGGGGCACAACACGAATGACGAACCGCCCGATCGCAAGCCGAAGGAATACGGCATTCTCAGCGAGTACGACGCCTGGTGGACGGCCCGCTTGGCGACGTTTCTCCAGCGGCTGCAATCCACGGCCGAAGGCGAGCACGACATGCTCCGCGGCACGGCGGTCCTCTACGGCAGCGGCATGTCCTGGCCGGCCACACACCGCGCCCACAACTTGCCGCTCTTGCTCGCCGGCGGCGAAGGACTGGGCTTCGCGCAGGGGCGGCACATCGCTTTCAACGGCCAACAGAAAGTCATTCCGAATGACAAACGAGAGCACCTCAACAGCCCCAAACTCGGTCCCGACTCCGTCAGCATGTCGGATTTGCTACGGACGATTTCCCAACAGATGGGCGTGGTCGCGAAGGGCTTCGGCGAGAGTCGGCGAACCTTGGTTGAATTGTTGATGTAA